From one Chryseobacterium sp. 3008163 genomic stretch:
- a CDS encoding (4Fe-4S)-binding protein — translation METHKYSNGNINVIWQPKKCIHAGVCVKMLPKVYNPKDRPWIKAENATSDELQNQINQCPSGALTYELNTEK, via the coding sequence ATGGAAACACATAAATATTCTAATGGTAACATTAATGTAATCTGGCAACCTAAGAAGTGTATTCACGCAGGAGTTTGTGTAAAAATGCTTCCAAAAGTTTATAATCCTAAAGATCGACCTTGGATAAAAGCAGAAAATGCAACTTCTGATGAACTACAAAATCAAATCAATCAATGTCCTTCGGGTGCATTGACCTACGAATTAAATACTGAAAAATAA
- a CDS encoding pirin family protein has translation MTTKKVEIVIPPKAAHFVGDGFRVHNFIPSAQKLDMKRMDPFIMLDYNSKFHFNPSETPKGVGVHPHRGFETVTIAYQGKVEHHDSAGGGGIIGEGDVQWMTAASGVLHKEYHEKEWSKQGGIFQMVQLWVNLPAKDKMSKPKYQAISNSEMKKVDLDDNGFIEIIAGEYNENKGPAFTFTPINLMNAKLKSGGKAEFNFPANFNTAALVIEGNIIVNGEEKAPTNNFVLFKNEGESFTIEATEDSIILIISGEPINEPIFPHGPFVMNSREEILQAFEDFNTGKFGYLED, from the coding sequence ATGACAACTAAAAAAGTAGAAATCGTAATTCCACCAAAGGCTGCACATTTCGTAGGTGATGGTTTTAGGGTGCATAATTTTATTCCGAGCGCTCAAAAGCTGGATATGAAAAGAATGGATCCGTTCATCATGCTCGACTATAATTCTAAATTTCATTTTAATCCTTCCGAAACTCCAAAAGGTGTCGGCGTTCACCCACACAGAGGTTTTGAAACTGTAACAATTGCTTATCAGGGAAAAGTAGAACATCACGATAGTGCAGGTGGTGGCGGAATCATTGGCGAAGGCGACGTACAGTGGATGACTGCAGCAAGCGGCGTTCTTCATAAAGAGTATCACGAAAAAGAATGGTCAAAGCAAGGTGGAATTTTCCAGATGGTTCAGCTTTGGGTAAATCTTCCTGCAAAAGATAAAATGAGCAAACCAAAATATCAGGCTATTTCAAATTCAGAAATGAAAAAAGTAGATCTAGACGACAATGGTTTTATAGAAATAATTGCAGGAGAATACAATGAAAATAAAGGTCCTGCATTTACCTTCACGCCCATCAATTTGATGAATGCTAAATTAAAATCAGGCGGAAAGGCAGAATTTAATTTTCCAGCCAATTTCAACACGGCGGCTTTAGTTATTGAAGGAAATATCATTGTAAATGGTGAAGAAAAAGCACCCACCAATAATTTTGTTTTGTTCAAAAATGAAGGCGAAAGCTTTACCATCGAAGCAACCGAAGATTCAATTATATTAATCATTAGCGGAGAACCCATTAATGAACCTATTTTTCCACACGGTCCTTTTGTAATGAATTCAAGAGAAGAAATTTTACAGGCTTTTGAAGATTTCAATACAGGAAAATTTGGATATTTGGAAGATTAA
- the bla gene encoding subclass B3 metallo-beta-lactamase, translated as MKNLVVLFLFCASFLGIAQTTVTEPKNNPAEWSKDYEPFKIAGNLYYVGTSDLASYFIVTNKGSILINTGLADSYTTIKRNIEKLGFKYKDIKILTLTQAHFDHMGAMAQIKKETGAKLYVDEKDATELKSGGKSDHEMGKYGVTFEPVNPDFLLKNKAKIKLGNTVLTLLHHPGHTKGSCSFLLETKDGNKIYKVLIANFPSIIIDHKFSDVKNYPTIQKDYAQTFEDMKKIDFNLWVASHASQFDLHKKRKEGDPYNPKLFMDKENYFKRLKNLENDYLEKVKEDSVKK; from the coding sequence ATGAAAAACCTTGTAGTTTTATTCTTATTTTGCGCATCTTTTTTAGGGATTGCACAAACAACTGTAACTGAGCCTAAAAACAATCCGGCAGAATGGTCAAAAGACTATGAACCTTTCAAAATTGCAGGTAATTTGTATTATGTAGGAACTTCCGATCTTGCCTCTTACTTTATTGTGACCAATAAAGGCAGTATTCTTATCAACACAGGTTTGGCAGATTCTTATACTACTATTAAAAGAAATATCGAAAAGCTCGGTTTTAAATATAAAGATATTAAAATCCTGACCTTAACACAGGCTCATTTTGATCATATGGGTGCAATGGCTCAGATAAAAAAAGAAACCGGCGCAAAACTTTATGTGGACGAAAAAGATGCAACAGAGCTCAAAAGTGGCGGGAAATCTGACCATGAAATGGGAAAATACGGGGTCACTTTCGAACCTGTAAATCCTGATTTTCTTTTAAAGAATAAGGCTAAAATAAAATTAGGAAATACAGTGTTAACATTGCTTCACCATCCGGGTCACACAAAAGGATCATGCAGTTTTTTGCTTGAAACCAAAGATGGAAACAAAATTTACAAAGTTTTGATTGCCAATTTCCCTTCGATTATTATTGACCATAAATTTTCGGATGTAAAGAACTACCCTACCATTCAAAAAGATTATGCACAGACTTTTGAAGACATGAAAAAAATAGATTTTAATCTATGGGTAGCCTCACACGCAAGCCAGTTTGACCTTCATAAGAAACGAAAAGAAGGAGATCCTTACAATCCAAAATTGTTTATGGATAAAGAAAATTATTTTAAAAGGCTCAAAAATCTAGAAAACGATTATTTGGAAAAGGTAAAAGAAGATTCAGTGAAAAAATAA
- a CDS encoding MFS transporter, translating to MPTTTSPRQTVKKVLPLILATAIFMQMLDSTILNTSLPSIARDLNESPLNMQNAIISYVLTLAVFMPASGFLADRFGTRRVFIFALVLFSLGSVFCALSQNLTHLVISRVIQGVGGSLMTPVGKLALIKTFNRNELLKAMNFAIVPALIGPVLGPLVGGYIVDYLSWHWIFLINIPIGVLGIVLGLKYMPNYNSRETDFDLKGFMIFAAASLLLSISLELFGDMQNITPVLLVFILGFLFLFYYYRHAKRGNNPIFPLNLFQVRTFRVGIIGNLATRLGISSVPLLLPLMIQIAYGQSAVMSGWIIAPMALTAMFGKSSVIRILNKYGYKRTLMVNTFVIGTLICCLAIPNIHDSIFWFVPVIAILGFFNSIQFTSMNTISIADLRNFQTSSGNSLISVNQQLAIGFGIAFGLIVLKIYENSPELIQHETHNAFRYTFLTVGILTILSSLVFRRLHVSDGRNMKSAE from the coding sequence ATGCCGACAACTACATCTCCACGCCAGACCGTAAAAAAAGTTCTTCCACTAATCTTAGCGACTGCCATTTTCATGCAGATGCTCGATTCTACCATTTTAAACACTTCCCTGCCTTCAATTGCAAGAGATTTAAACGAGTCTCCTTTGAATATGCAGAATGCGATCATCAGTTATGTTTTGACATTAGCTGTTTTCATGCCGGCTAGCGGATTTCTGGCAGACCGTTTCGGAACGAGAAGGGTTTTTATTTTTGCATTGGTACTTTTCAGTTTAGGTTCGGTATTTTGTGCTCTTTCGCAGAATCTTACGCATTTGGTTATCTCAAGAGTTATTCAGGGAGTGGGTGGCAGTTTGATGACTCCTGTGGGAAAATTAGCTTTAATTAAAACTTTCAACAGAAACGAATTGCTGAAAGCCATGAATTTCGCAATTGTTCCCGCATTAATTGGTCCTGTTTTAGGACCTTTGGTCGGAGGCTATATAGTAGATTACCTTTCATGGCATTGGATTTTCCTCATTAATATTCCGATTGGTGTTTTAGGAATTGTTTTAGGTTTAAAATATATGCCGAATTACAATTCAAGAGAAACCGATTTTGATTTAAAAGGTTTTATGATTTTCGCAGCAGCCTCTCTTCTACTTTCGATTTCACTTGAATTATTTGGGGATATGCAGAATATAACGCCGGTTTTATTGGTTTTCATCTTAGGATTTTTATTTCTTTTCTATTATTATCGACATGCTAAAAGAGGCAACAATCCTATTTTTCCTTTAAATTTATTTCAAGTTCGTACTTTCCGTGTAGGAATTATCGGAAATCTTGCCACAAGATTAGGCATCAGCTCCGTTCCGCTATTGCTTCCTTTGATGATTCAGATTGCTTACGGTCAATCTGCTGTTATGTCAGGATGGATTATTGCTCCGATGGCTTTAACCGCAATGTTTGGAAAATCTTCTGTCATCAGAATTTTAAATAAATACGGGTATAAAAGAACTTTAATGGTCAATACTTTCGTGATTGGAACTTTAATCTGTTGTTTAGCGATTCCAAATATTCACGATTCCATTTTTTGGTTTGTGCCGGTGATTGCCATTTTAGGATTTTTCAATTCGATACAGTTTACATCGATGAATACGATTTCAATCGCAGATTTACGAAACTTCCAAACCAGCAGCGGAAATTCTCTGATTTCAGTTAATCAGCAATTAGCTATCGGTTTCGGGATTGCATTTGGTTTGATTGTTTTAAAAATTTACGAAAACAGCCCTGAACTTATTCAGCACGAAACCCACAACGCATTTCGTTATACCTTTTTAACGGTGGGAATTTTAACGATTTTATCAAGCTTAGTTTTCAGGAGACTTCACGTATCAGACGGAAGAAATATGAAATCTGCAGAATAA
- a CDS encoding sodium:solute symporter: protein MNPGTVLLLFVFVYFVGLLVISYFTSRNSDNQSFFIGNKKSKWWLVAFGMIGTSLSGVTFISVPGTVGKMTGSEYIFGGFEYYMMVIGFFIGYFIVAAVLLPLYYKMNLTSIYTYLGRRFNVEAHKIGSVFFIVSRAIGATARLYLVVNVLQIFLLEGLGVPFWVTALVLLLMVLLYTFEGGVKTIVITDTLQTSFMIISLIACIVYILSNLNLSFGEAYTILEHKNYTHFINFDPNSKTFFLKTILGGIFITIAMTGLDQEMMQKNISVDNLKNSKKNMLTFAGTLLFVNLAFLFLGGLLYLFALQNGAGYSEVTSIVEGKEVVSNVFGFKDAAGNVKNIMGDDLFPALSLNGYFPMTISVIFIIGLISALFPSADGALTAVTSSYCVDLLNLNEDKTRTEKQKKHLRMKIHLTFTVVFFILIMVFKAMNDKSIVYLIMEIAGYTYGPLLGLFAFGIFTKFKISKKYSILAVTLLAPVLTYLINYSVTTFTDYRIGVELIILNGLLTFIGLWLAKNKNYLKLV, encoded by the coding sequence ATGAATCCAGGAACTGTTCTTTTGCTGTTTGTATTTGTTTATTTCGTAGGCCTTTTAGTGATCTCGTATTTTACAAGCCGAAATTCTGACAATCAATCATTTTTCATCGGCAACAAAAAAAGTAAATGGTGGCTTGTAGCCTTCGGAATGATCGGAACCAGCTTAAGTGGTGTAACATTTATTTCCGTTCCGGGAACCGTCGGGAAAATGACCGGCAGCGAATATATTTTCGGGGGGTTTGAATATTACATGATGGTGATTGGGTTTTTCATCGGGTATTTTATTGTGGCGGCGGTACTTCTTCCACTCTATTACAAGATGAATCTGACCTCGATTTACACGTACTTAGGCAGAAGATTCAATGTTGAAGCTCATAAAATCGGTTCGGTATTCTTCATTGTTTCACGAGCGATCGGTGCAACAGCTAGATTATATTTAGTTGTCAATGTTTTACAGATATTTTTATTGGAAGGTTTAGGCGTTCCGTTTTGGGTAACGGCTCTAGTACTTCTTTTAATGGTTCTTTTATATACTTTCGAAGGTGGCGTGAAAACTATTGTAATCACAGATACTTTGCAGACTTCGTTTATGATCATCAGCTTAATTGCTTGTATCGTCTATATTTTATCTAATTTAAATCTATCTTTTGGCGAAGCATACACGATATTAGAACATAAAAACTACACTCATTTTATCAATTTTGATCCGAATTCCAAGACATTTTTCTTAAAAACCATTTTGGGAGGAATCTTTATTACCATCGCAATGACCGGATTGGATCAGGAAATGATGCAGAAAAATATCTCTGTCGATAATCTGAAAAACTCCAAAAAAAACATGCTGACTTTCGCAGGAACATTACTTTTTGTGAATTTGGCTTTCCTGTTTTTAGGTGGTTTGCTTTATCTTTTTGCTTTGCAAAATGGCGCAGGATATTCTGAAGTAACAAGCATTGTAGAAGGAAAAGAAGTTGTTTCTAATGTTTTCGGATTTAAAGATGCTGCAGGAAATGTGAAAAACATTATGGGAGACGATTTATTCCCGGCTTTATCATTGAATGGGTATTTCCCGATGACCATTTCTGTCATTTTCATCATCGGATTGATTTCAGCTCTATTCCCTTCCGCAGATGGCGCTTTGACAGCAGTGACGAGTTCTTACTGTGTAGATTTATTAAATTTAAATGAAGATAAAACCAGAACAGAAAAGCAAAAGAAACATCTTCGTATGAAAATCCATTTGACGTTTACGGTCGTTTTCTTTATTTTAATTATGGTTTTCAAAGCGATGAATGACAAGTCGATTGTTTACCTCATCATGGAAATTGCAGGCTACACGTACGGACCGCTTCTAGGACTTTTTGCATTCGGAATTTTTACCAAATTTAAAATTTCAAAAAAATATTCAATTCTTGCGGTGACGCTTTTAGCACCGGTTCTTACCTATTTGATTAATTATTCTGTAACCACTTTCACCGATTACAGAATTGGTGTAGAACTTATTATTTTAAATGGTTTGTTGACGTTTATTGGGTTGTGGTTAGCGAAAAATAAGAATTATTTGAAGTTGGTTTAA
- a CDS encoding GNAT family N-acetyltransferase: MKPEFENIPLVKNEEKKRFEIELNGHFAFIDYKETSHQIALIHTEAAPELAGTGAAAAVVEKTLIYIEESGKKLLPFCPYVFAFIRKHPEWKRIVDERFESYDKL; the protein is encoded by the coding sequence ATGAAACCAGAATTTGAAAACATTCCATTAGTAAAAAACGAAGAAAAAAAGAGATTTGAAATTGAATTAAATGGTCATTTTGCGTTTATTGATTACAAAGAAACCAGTCATCAGATTGCTTTAATCCACACTGAAGCAGCACCCGAATTAGCAGGAACCGGAGCCGCTGCAGCCGTAGTTGAAAAAACGTTGATTTACATTGAAGAGAGCGGTAAAAAACTACTTCCCTTCTGTCCGTACGTTTTCGCCTTTATCAGAAAACATCCGGAGTGGAAACGTATTGTTGACGAAAGATTTGAAAGCTACGATAAACTTTAA
- a CDS encoding pirin family protein, which produces MSNIGLIIEEKSADIGNFLVGRLLPFREKRAVGPFVFIDHMGPAELKDYQNLDVAAHPHIGLSTLTYLLEGSIFHRDSIGSALEIKPGAVNWMTAGKGVVHSERTPEYLRTTDKKLHGFQIWVGLPKHLEQSEPTFHHIEAHELPVWEEDEVQYKLIAGEAFGKTSPVPVHSKLFFIEIKTKTAQKISIGQDLYGEAAMYVLDGTVNIEDNSYGSKQLLIAKNTKLCEFEMSENATVYLFGGEPFDEERFIFWNFVNSDKEVIDKAKVDWNDQNHEAFPLVPGDDKEYVPLPKAILNRK; this is translated from the coding sequence ATGTCAAATATCGGACTTATCATAGAAGAAAAATCAGCAGATATAGGAAATTTTTTAGTCGGAAGATTATTGCCTTTCCGCGAAAAAAGAGCAGTGGGACCTTTCGTTTTTATCGATCACATGGGACCTGCCGAACTGAAAGATTATCAGAATCTTGATGTTGCTGCACATCCGCATATCGGACTTTCTACATTAACTTATCTGCTTGAAGGATCAATTTTTCACAGAGACAGCATAGGAAGCGCACTTGAAATAAAACCGGGTGCCGTAAACTGGATGACCGCTGGAAAAGGCGTTGTACACTCAGAAAGAACTCCCGAATATCTAAGAACTACAGATAAAAAACTTCACGGATTTCAGATTTGGGTAGGTCTTCCGAAACATTTGGAACAAAGTGAACCTACTTTTCATCACATCGAAGCCCATGAACTTCCGGTTTGGGAAGAAGATGAAGTTCAGTATAAATTAATTGCAGGTGAAGCTTTCGGAAAAACATCTCCGGTTCCTGTTCACAGTAAATTATTCTTTATTGAAATTAAAACCAAGACTGCACAGAAAATCAGTATCGGACAAGATCTTTACGGAGAAGCTGCAATGTATGTTTTAGACGGAACAGTCAATATTGAAGATAATTCTTACGGTTCAAAACAATTATTGATTGCCAAAAACACCAAACTTTGCGAGTTTGAAATGAGCGAAAATGCTACGGTTTATCTTTTTGGAGGCGAACCTTTTGATGAAGAACGTTTCATTTTCTGGAATTTTGTCAATTCAGACAAAGAAGTCATAGACAAAGCAAAAGTAGACTGGAATGACCAGAATCATGAAGCTTTCCCTTTAGTTCCGGGAGATGACAAAGAATATGTTCCGTTGCCAAAAGCAATTTTGAACAGAAAATAA
- a CDS encoding transketolase family protein, translated as MKYTYTEKKDTRSGFGAGLAELADKNPNVVALCADLIGSLKMEKFIEKAPERFYQVGIAEANMMGLAAGLSITGKIPFTGTFANFSTSRVYDQIRQSIAYSNKNVKICASHAGLTLGEDGATHQVLEDIGMMKMLPGMTVINTCDYNQTKAATLAIADFEGPVYLRFGRPVVPVFIPEDMPFEIGKGILLQEGTDVTIVATGHLVWESLVAAEELEKEGISCEVINIHTIKPLDEEIILKSVEKTGKIVTAEEHNYLGGLGESVAGMLARKRPTRQEFVAVNDTFGESATPAELMKKYKIDSAAVIEAVKRILDK; from the coding sequence ATGAAATATACATATACAGAAAAAAAAGATACACGTTCAGGATTTGGGGCAGGATTAGCTGAATTGGCTGACAAAAACCCTAATGTTGTAGCACTTTGTGCAGACCTTATCGGTTCTTTAAAAATGGAAAAATTCATCGAAAAAGCTCCTGAAAGATTTTACCAAGTTGGTATTGCAGAAGCAAATATGATGGGATTGGCTGCAGGTTTGAGCATTACAGGAAAAATTCCTTTTACAGGAACTTTTGCTAACTTCTCTACTTCAAGAGTTTATGACCAGATTCGCCAATCGATTGCATACTCAAATAAAAACGTAAAAATCTGTGCTTCTCACGCAGGTCTTACTTTGGGTGAAGACGGTGCAACACACCAGGTTTTGGAAGATATTGGAATGATGAAAATGCTTCCGGGAATGACCGTCATCAACACTTGTGACTACAACCAAACGAAAGCAGCTACTCTAGCGATTGCTGACTTTGAAGGTCCTGTTTACTTAAGATTCGGAAGACCGGTAGTTCCAGTTTTTATTCCTGAAGATATGCCTTTCGAAATCGGAAAAGGTATTCTTTTACAAGAAGGAACAGATGTAACGATTGTTGCAACAGGTCACTTGGTTTGGGAATCTTTGGTTGCGGCAGAAGAGCTTGAAAAAGAAGGTATCTCTTGTGAAGTAATCAACATCCACACAATTAAACCTCTTGACGAGGAAATTATCTTAAAATCTGTTGAAAAAACAGGTAAAATTGTTACCGCAGAAGAGCACAACTATTTAGGTGGTTTAGGAGAATCAGTAGCAGGAATGTTGGCTAGAAAAAGACCTACAAGACAAGAATTTGTTGCAGTAAACGATACTTTCGGAGAATCTGCAACTCCTGCCGAATTAATGAAAAAATATAAAATCGATTCTGCAGCTGTAATTGAAGCTGTGAAAAGAATTTTAGATAAATAA
- a CDS encoding transketolase, with protein sequence MSKSIEELKSLTTQIRRDILRMVHAVNSGHPGGSLGCTEYFTALYGKVLNYKLPFTMEGKNEDHFYLSNGHISPVFYSTLARFGFFPVDELKTFRKLNSRLQGHPTTHEGLEGIRIASGSLGQGLSVALGVAQGKKLDGDNSLVYTLHGDGELQEGQVWEALMYAAAKKVDNVISTIDYNGQQIDGSTENVLSLGNLHAKLEAFGWIVLEEKNGNDLEAVIAILERAKTETGNGKPVAIILHTIMGNGVDYMMGTHAWHGKAPNDEQLDTAFKQLYLEAPADY encoded by the coding sequence ATGAGTAAAAGTATTGAAGAGCTGAAATCTCTTACAACACAAATCAGAAGAGACATTTTGAGAATGGTTCATGCTGTAAATTCAGGGCATCCTGGTGGAAGTTTAGGCTGTACAGAGTACTTCACCGCACTTTATGGTAAAGTTTTAAACTACAAGTTACCATTCACCATGGAAGGTAAGAACGAAGATCATTTTTACCTTTCAAACGGACATATTTCACCGGTTTTCTATTCTACTTTGGCAAGATTTGGTTTCTTTCCGGTAGATGAATTGAAGACTTTCAGAAAATTAAATTCACGACTACAAGGTCACCCAACCACTCATGAAGGTTTGGAAGGAATTAGAATTGCTTCAGGATCCTTAGGTCAGGGACTTTCTGTAGCGCTTGGTGTTGCTCAGGGTAAAAAATTAGACGGTGACAATTCTTTGGTGTATACCCTTCACGGTGACGGAGAATTGCAGGAAGGTCAGGTTTGGGAAGCTTTGATGTATGCTGCAGCTAAAAAAGTAGATAATGTGATCTCTACAATCGATTATAACGGACAACAGATTGACGGAAGTACAGAAAATGTACTTTCATTGGGAAATCTTCATGCAAAACTAGAAGCTTTCGGATGGATTGTTTTGGAAGAGAAAAACGGCAACGACCTTGAGGCCGTAATTGCTATTCTTGAAAGAGCAAAAACGGAAACAGGAAACGGAAAACCAGTGGCAATCATCCTTCACACCATTATGGGTAACGGTGTTGATTATATGATGGGAACTCACGCTTGGCATGGTAAAGCTCCAAACGACGAGCAGTTAGATACAGCTTTCAAACAATTGTACTTAGAAGCTCCAGCAGATTACTAA
- a CDS encoding OsmC family protein yields the protein MAVTVKASLGKTKYYTEVIAGENTLITDEPVDKGGQNKGFNPFEILATSLASCTAATLRMYIDRKEWDVEKIDVEVELENFPLTKLAVFKRNVSFEGSNLSDEQLKRLHTIADACPVHKILLNEIEIQTKFS from the coding sequence ATGGCTGTAACCGTAAAAGCAAGTTTAGGCAAAACAAAATATTACACAGAAGTTATCGCAGGTGAAAACACTCTGATTACCGACGAACCCGTTGATAAAGGCGGACAAAACAAAGGTTTTAATCCTTTTGAAATTCTCGCAACGTCTTTGGCAAGTTGTACTGCAGCGACTTTAAGAATGTACATCGACAGAAAAGAATGGGACGTTGAAAAAATCGACGTAGAAGTAGAACTGGAAAATTTTCCGCTGACAAAATTGGCTGTTTTTAAAAGAAATGTTAGTTTTGAAGGAAGCAATCTGAGCGATGAGCAACTGAAAAGGCTTCATACCATCGCAGACGCTTGCCCTGTACACAAAATATTACTTAACGAAATAGAAATTCAAACCAAATTTTCATAA
- a CDS encoding GNAT family N-acetyltransferase, with protein MIEVKQNNDEKHGSFEAVIDGNRAGLMTYTWAGEDRFIINHTEVNDAYNGKGVGKEMLIKAVEFARENSKKIIPLCPFAKATFQKNEDLRDVL; from the coding sequence ATGATAGAAGTAAAACAAAACAACGACGAAAAACACGGAAGCTTTGAAGCTGTAATTGATGGAAACAGAGCAGGATTAATGACCTATACCTGGGCTGGTGAAGACAGATTCATCATCAATCACACCGAAGTAAACGATGCTTACAACGGAAAAGGTGTTGGAAAAGAAATGCTGATCAAAGCAGTAGAATTTGCTAGAGAAAACAGCAAAAAAATCATTCCGCTTTGTCCTTTTGCGAAAGCTACTTTTCAAAAAAATGAAGATTTGAGGGACGTTTTATAG
- a CDS encoding NADPH-dependent FMN reductase, producing MKILAFAGSTSSTSINRELVKFVLKSFEENEINLIDLNNFDMPVFSVDREKKGFPAEAHNFLKQIEDCDVIICSLAEHNRSYSAAFKNVFDWASRINVKVFQNKPMLLMSTSPGGYGGGNVMNTAKTFFPQFAADVKETFSLPKFYENFDLESGIINPEMLKDLNDKIENFKNQTKS from the coding sequence ATGAAAATATTAGCATTTGCAGGAAGCACATCTTCCACATCCATCAACAGAGAACTGGTAAAATTTGTTCTGAAAAGCTTTGAAGAAAACGAAATTAATCTAATAGACCTTAATAATTTTGATATGCCCGTTTTTTCCGTTGACCGCGAAAAGAAAGGTTTTCCTGCTGAAGCACATAACTTTTTGAAGCAGATTGAAGATTGCGATGTGATTATCTGTTCTTTGGCAGAACACAACCGCTCTTATTCGGCAGCTTTTAAGAATGTTTTCGATTGGGCATCAAGAATTAATGTGAAAGTTTTCCAGAATAAACCGATGCTTTTAATGAGCACTTCACCCGGTGGTTACGGTGGCGGAAACGTAATGAATACAGCAAAAACTTTCTTCCCGCAATTTGCGGCAGATGTGAAAGAAACTTTCTCATTACCTAAATTTTATGAAAATTTTGATTTGGAAAGCGGTATCATCAATCCTGAAATGCTGAAAGATCTTAATGATAAAATTGAAAACTTTAAAAATCAAACTAAATCGTAA